One Desulfosoma sp. DNA window includes the following coding sequences:
- a CDS encoding ThiF family adenylyltransferase codes for MSEAMPDVSCEYFTQAFRRNLGLVTPTEQALLHRSCVAIAGLGGVGGLHLLTLTRMGVGRFHLADYDVFEPVNINRQAGATVATFGRSKLEVMVEQALAINPYLTLQTFPEGLTESNLDSFLSGAHLVLDGLDFFNFTMRRLLFNRALELGLHVVTAGPLGFSAAVLVFSPHEGMNFDEYFHIHEGLSEEDQLLRFAMGLAPRPTHLAYMDTSRVSFREKTGPSIASACMLCAGAAATEALKILLGRGPIRPVPSYLQIDPYTWTLRQGRLHGGNRNPSQRIKTAFVKHVLLEDGFEDASADAPPAQGHLHKKHGPNGFQEPQPKGPTGALMARSFLRRLFCPPRLITTPRPDCRPRPEKPFPSPSSSPILSEPVLHYLLEAGVQAPSGDNAQPWFFSVSNEKIGIFIDPKKDQSFFNVDQIASVISAGAVAENIRIAATGLGLSTHVEPFPDPEDPFHVAQLRFERASLDEDPLSEVLWKRCTNRKLYQRSPLSPVIREVLEASIADFSDSCLHWVLDRKSLNKLARVVFQADRIRLEDRRLHEHLHRMIRYRKEEVLTTRDGFPLKNLEAGRAGEVFLRLTRPWGVMKVLNRLGISRVVAAHTARSVRHAGACALLTVSGTTPTHYFQGGRALQRLWLTATAWNLSLQPMAAVPLFWTRYQRQGMHPFQPRHQRLLERVFTGYEALFPHVDFFNRAHVLLFRLGWAAPIEEPTRRRPPVFRETDHGGT; via the coding sequence GTGAGTGAAGCCATGCCAGACGTTTCGTGCGAGTACTTCACCCAAGCTTTCCGCCGTAACCTGGGCTTGGTGACCCCTACGGAACAGGCGCTGCTCCATCGGTCGTGTGTGGCCATCGCCGGGCTGGGAGGTGTCGGTGGATTGCATCTGCTGACATTGACTCGAATGGGGGTGGGACGTTTTCATCTGGCGGACTACGATGTTTTCGAACCGGTCAATATCAACCGCCAGGCAGGGGCCACGGTCGCCACCTTCGGACGTTCGAAGCTGGAGGTCATGGTGGAGCAGGCACTGGCCATCAACCCATACCTGACGCTTCAAACCTTTCCCGAAGGACTCACCGAATCCAATCTTGACTCCTTTCTCTCGGGAGCTCATTTGGTCTTGGACGGGTTGGATTTTTTTAACTTCACCATGCGTCGGTTGCTTTTCAACAGGGCTTTAGAACTCGGCCTTCATGTGGTGACTGCAGGTCCTTTGGGATTCAGCGCCGCCGTTTTGGTTTTTTCCCCTCATGAAGGCATGAACTTTGACGAATATTTTCATATTCACGAAGGTCTTTCCGAAGAAGACCAATTGCTTCGGTTTGCCATGGGATTGGCGCCTCGCCCGACCCATTTGGCCTATATGGACACCAGCCGAGTGAGCTTTCGAGAAAAGACGGGGCCTTCCATTGCTTCAGCCTGCATGCTATGCGCCGGTGCTGCGGCCACGGAAGCCCTTAAGATCCTTTTGGGGCGAGGTCCCATCCGGCCTGTTCCCTCCTACCTTCAGATCGACCCCTACACATGGACATTGCGACAAGGCCGGCTTCACGGAGGCAACCGCAATCCTTCGCAGCGCATCAAAACAGCTTTCGTCAAACACGTTCTCTTGGAAGACGGGTTTGAAGATGCTTCAGCTGATGCGCCGCCTGCTCAGGGGCACTTGCACAAAAAGCACGGTCCCAATGGCTTCCAAGAACCACAGCCCAAAGGGCCGACGGGTGCTCTGATGGCTCGATCTTTTCTTCGACGGCTCTTTTGTCCTCCCCGCCTCATCACAACACCTCGACCCGATTGTCGGCCTCGACCGGAAAAACCTTTCCCATCCCCCTCCTCAAGCCCTATTCTGAGTGAACCAGTGCTTCACTATCTTTTGGAAGCCGGTGTTCAGGCACCGTCGGGTGACAACGCTCAGCCGTGGTTTTTTTCGGTTTCCAATGAAAAGATTGGAATTTTTATCGACCCCAAAAAAGATCAATCCTTTTTCAACGTCGATCAAATCGCTTCGGTGATTTCCGCTGGGGCTGTCGCCGAAAATATTCGTATTGCCGCCACCGGCCTTGGCCTATCCACCCATGTGGAACCTTTTCCTGATCCCGAGGATCCTTTTCACGTCGCCCAACTTCGCTTTGAACGGGCTTCCCTTGACGAAGACCCACTGAGCGAGGTTCTTTGGAAACGATGCACCAATCGAAAACTTTACCAGCGCTCGCCTCTTTCGCCGGTCATTCGAGAAGTTCTGGAAGCCTCGATTGCGGATTTTTCGGACTCTTGCCTCCATTGGGTCTTGGATCGAAAGAGCTTAAACAAATTGGCACGAGTCGTCTTTCAGGCGGATCGTATCCGCTTGGAAGATCGACGTCTTCATGAACATCTTCATCGCATGATTCGTTACCGTAAGGAAGAAGTGCTCACCACACGAGACGGTTTCCCCCTCAAAAATCTGGAAGCCGGACGTGCCGGTGAAGTTTTCCTCAGGCTCACCCGTCCTTGGGGGGTCATGAAGGTTTTGAACCGGCTTGGCATATCCCGGGTTGTGGCCGCTCATACGGCTCGAAGCGTGCGCCATGCAGGAGCCTGCGCGTTGCTGACCGTTTCCGGAACGACTCCCACTCATTACTTTCAGGGGGGGCGTGCCCTGCAACGCCTTTGGCTCACGGCCACGGCATGGAACCTATCCCTTCAGCCCATGGCCGCCGTCCCGCTTTTTTGGACCCGTTACCAACGCCAAGGGATGCATCCGTTCCAACCCAGGCATCAAAGGCTTTTAGAACGGGTTTTTACCGGCTATGAGGCGCTCTTTCCCCATGTGGATTTTTTTAACCGGGCTCATGTGCTCCTTTTCCGGCTGGGTTGGGCCGCCCCCATTGAAGAGCCCACTCGCAGGCGCCCACCGGTTTTTCGTGAAACGGACCACGGCGGCACATGA
- a CDS encoding PilZ domain-containing protein yields MERRRQCRLPLALEGTIKARDGRWAESGILEDLHHIGACVRIGKVVAVKEDESVVVDLAMDPKPEEVSGRVRWTQRCEDGSLRFGIAFDESFRISLPLETAATACARLQQRGLAPRLRATLSLLEKTALTLHGETWAGGLLGLCAEPAQQVFNTLGARLDLESVRLQRVLTESRTVSAEAPLHPLLERATNLLQALQNTSAKVKECISIFRVLQGAMALQPESYLYTVDPADILRQSVMSLETLCTFLGGKIGVLRFKMVPNGLPLLAIRPLDFACCVNGCLLGLLESALASDGSTLTVETSVTDGWVGIRFGHDGFRMIQSDSLHITLDDVRFMENVTPRDERTVLRFYHAILPLREYGASVHIRAESGYNRVQVRLPAAHVFTPGKLKS; encoded by the coding sequence GTGGAACGCAGGCGGCAATGTCGTCTTCCTTTGGCTTTGGAAGGAACCATTAAGGCCCGTGACGGACGATGGGCTGAGTCGGGAATCCTGGAGGATCTTCATCACATCGGTGCCTGTGTCCGCATCGGGAAGGTGGTGGCTGTTAAAGAAGACGAAAGCGTTGTTGTGGACCTTGCCATGGATCCAAAACCTGAGGAAGTGTCGGGGCGGGTTCGATGGACACAGCGCTGTGAAGACGGCAGTCTTCGTTTCGGTATCGCCTTTGATGAATCCTTCCGTATTTCCCTGCCACTGGAAACGGCCGCGACAGCCTGTGCGCGGCTGCAGCAAAGAGGTCTCGCACCACGGCTTCGAGCGACTCTTTCCTTACTGGAAAAGACCGCCTTGACCTTGCATGGGGAAACATGGGCCGGAGGTCTTTTGGGTTTGTGCGCCGAACCGGCTCAACAGGTTTTCAATACCTTGGGCGCACGTCTGGATCTGGAATCCGTGCGCCTTCAGAGGGTTCTCACGGAATCCCGCACCGTCTCCGCAGAAGCCCCGCTGCATCCTTTGCTGGAGCGCGCCACCAATCTTCTGCAGGCCCTTCAGAACACTTCGGCCAAAGTCAAGGAATGCATCTCCATTTTTCGTGTTCTTCAAGGGGCGATGGCCCTTCAGCCCGAAAGCTATCTGTACACGGTGGATCCGGCGGACATTCTCCGTCAATCGGTCATGTCCTTGGAAACACTCTGCACGTTTCTCGGGGGCAAAATAGGGGTGTTACGCTTTAAGATGGTTCCTAACGGGCTGCCTCTTTTGGCGATTCGCCCTCTGGATTTTGCCTGCTGTGTCAACGGCTGCCTTCTCGGCCTTCTGGAATCGGCCCTGGCCAGTGACGGCTCGACCTTGACCGTAGAAACCTCCGTCACCGACGGTTGGGTCGGCATTCGTTTCGGTCATGATGGATTTCGAATGATCCAATCGGATTCCTTACACATTACGTTGGATGACGTCCGTTTTATGGAAAACGTCACACCTAGAGACGAGAGAACAGTGCTTCGATTTTACCATGCGATTTTGCCCTTGCGGGAATACGGTGCCAGCGTGCATATTCGAGCGGAATCCGGTTACAATCGTGTTCAGGTGCGGCTTCCGGCCGCGCATGTGTTTACACCAGGCAAGTTGAAATCCTAA
- a CDS encoding Wzz/FepE/Etk N-terminal domain-containing protein, which produces MIQLPKINVEPYVDALIRRKWWIVVPLVLSVIGGVLYAMTTPKIYEASTLILVEKQRIPTSYVQPTVTESVESRLRTISQEVNSRTNLERIIKDFNLYPDSRIRERGFKDVLLDHVRKLLGRPLPKEEEAPKVPMMDLVENMRKKIGVNVKGQGNAFEITFQWDDPQTAAAVANAIASQFIEQNLKVREEMAMGTTAFLDVETQRLRKELEAREQALEKFKKENMGMLPDQLQSNLNILGQLKEELTDLEKRVAVEKQQAMMLQSQSQAMAQSGPDLSSLMVEDESGSFVGGEIDQLRQKLEDLLTRYTERHPDVVALKRKIEKLEKEAAEALEASRRSGKKGLPNLGGLSGQDMFAIQTQQINARIADYEKQIGVLKEQIALYKDRVEKTPQVELELTKLVRDYQTVQDRYARLLAKKLDAQMAEELERRQKGEQFRVIDPAVAPDRPIKPDVRKVLAIALLAGLGLGCGLAYVRETLDPRFYSQEEVEAVTRCKVLVSIPLIKEQAAKSGKGFKVFGKKKAA; this is translated from the coding sequence ATGATTCAATTGCCAAAGATCAACGTGGAACCTTATGTGGATGCCTTGATTCGGCGCAAGTGGTGGATTGTGGTGCCCTTGGTGCTGAGTGTCATCGGAGGGGTCCTGTATGCCATGACCACGCCGAAAATCTACGAAGCCAGCACGCTCATTCTCGTCGAAAAACAGCGTATCCCCACCAGCTATGTGCAGCCTACGGTGACGGAAAGTGTGGAAAGCCGTTTGAGGACCATCTCCCAGGAGGTGAACAGCCGCACGAACCTGGAGCGTATTATCAAAGATTTTAACCTTTACCCCGATTCCCGGATTCGGGAACGCGGTTTCAAAGATGTCTTACTCGATCACGTGAGAAAACTCTTGGGACGTCCCCTACCCAAGGAAGAAGAAGCCCCGAAAGTCCCCATGATGGACTTGGTGGAAAATATGAGGAAAAAAATCGGCGTCAATGTCAAGGGGCAAGGCAATGCCTTTGAAATCACTTTTCAGTGGGACGACCCGCAGACGGCGGCGGCTGTGGCCAACGCCATCGCCAGCCAGTTCATAGAGCAGAACCTGAAGGTTCGAGAAGAAATGGCCATGGGGACGACAGCCTTTTTGGATGTGGAAACCCAAAGGTTGCGAAAGGAATTGGAAGCTCGGGAACAGGCGCTGGAAAAATTCAAGAAAGAAAACATGGGCATGCTTCCGGACCAGCTTCAAAGCAATCTGAATATTCTCGGCCAACTCAAAGAAGAACTTACGGATCTGGAAAAACGTGTGGCTGTGGAAAAGCAACAGGCCATGATGCTTCAGTCGCAGAGCCAGGCCATGGCCCAAAGCGGCCCGGACCTGTCGTCGCTCATGGTTGAAGACGAATCGGGGTCCTTTGTCGGGGGGGAAATCGATCAACTGCGCCAAAAACTTGAAGACCTTCTGACCCGCTACACGGAACGGCACCCCGATGTGGTGGCTTTGAAAAGGAAAATCGAAAAGTTGGAAAAAGAAGCCGCTGAAGCTCTAGAAGCTTCCCGGCGTTCAGGAAAAAAGGGTTTACCGAACCTTGGAGGTTTGTCCGGGCAGGACATGTTCGCCATACAAACTCAACAGATCAACGCCAGGATTGCCGATTACGAAAAACAGATCGGCGTCTTGAAGGAACAGATCGCTCTCTACAAAGACCGCGTGGAAAAAACACCCCAAGTGGAATTGGAACTGACAAAACTTGTTCGCGACTACCAGACGGTGCAGGACCGTTATGCCCGGCTTTTGGCCAAGAAACTGGATGCCCAGATGGCCGAAGAGCTTGAACGTCGGCAAAAGGGAGAACAGTTTCGTGTGATCGATCCTGCAGTTGCACCGGATCGCCCCATCAAACCCGATGTGCGAAAGGTCCTGGCCATAGCCTTGTTGGCCGGCTTGGGGCTTGGATGCGGCCTGGCCTATGTACGGGAAACCTTGGATCCTCGATTTTATTCTCAAGAAGAGGTGGAAGCCGTCACTCGATGCAAGGTGCTGGTGAGTATTCCTTTGATAAAGGAGCAAGCGGCCAAATCAGGCAAAGGATTCAAGGTGTTCGGCAAGAAAAAGGCTGCGTGA
- a CDS encoding sigma 54-interacting transcriptional regulator codes for MAATTIISAETMDYGAFLQSLVDQVGVPSRWIPVEGLTRDFLEKFRPAVVVVETRHAIPLELSRCAASCGFPLAVVSERAEVLSKLSRNNGQSVWCFSKPLEPTAFVRCLGDFLKKEGLLSRDETLWEGPYLIGVGEAIRTVRTRLARIAATDLGVLIRGETGTGKGVVAMAIHNNSSRRHGPFVQVNCSSIPHTLLESELFGYRKGAFTGAYRDKPGKFDLAKGGSLFLDEISDMSPSMQAKLLQVLQDLEYAPLGHAENVRADVRVFSATNAPLEDMVARGRFRQDLYFRLNVVQIELPPLRERLEDVGPLTQHFLNKYAALFGCPLPGLSPELRRLMELYDWPGNVRELENCIKGLVAVGNEEELLKTLRQKVHDNRRRPHPGENPSAVELLEDIRQSSLKEVVQRVADEVERRMIDEALKETRGNKRKAAELLGVSPRTLYKKMRILDSIGSKNFRT; via the coding sequence ATGGCGGCAACGACCATCATCAGCGCCGAGACAATGGACTACGGGGCCTTTCTGCAGAGTTTGGTGGACCAGGTGGGCGTTCCCAGTCGATGGATACCGGTAGAGGGTTTGACACGGGATTTTCTGGAAAAGTTTCGGCCGGCCGTGGTGGTTGTGGAAACGCGACATGCCATCCCTTTGGAACTCAGCCGTTGTGCGGCTTCCTGTGGGTTTCCGCTGGCGGTGGTGAGCGAAAGAGCCGAAGTGCTTTCCAAGCTTTCCCGAAACAACGGGCAGAGCGTCTGGTGTTTTTCCAAGCCCTTGGAACCGACCGCTTTTGTGAGGTGCCTTGGGGATTTTCTGAAAAAGGAAGGATTGTTGTCTCGCGATGAAACCTTATGGGAGGGACCTTATCTCATTGGCGTCGGTGAGGCCATACGAACCGTCCGTACACGGCTTGCTCGAATAGCCGCCACCGACCTAGGGGTGCTGATTCGTGGAGAAACAGGGACGGGCAAAGGGGTTGTGGCCATGGCCATTCACAACAATTCGTCACGACGCCACGGCCCTTTCGTGCAGGTTAACTGTTCCAGCATACCCCACACCTTGCTGGAAAGTGAACTTTTCGGGTACCGCAAGGGTGCCTTTACGGGAGCCTATCGAGACAAACCGGGAAAATTCGATCTGGCAAAGGGCGGAAGTCTTTTTCTTGATGAAATATCGGACATGAGCCCTTCCATGCAAGCCAAACTTTTGCAGGTGCTTCAGGACTTGGAATACGCTCCGCTGGGGCATGCGGAAAATGTTCGAGCCGATGTGCGCGTCTTTTCCGCAACCAACGCCCCTCTGGAAGACATGGTGGCTCGAGGTCGATTCCGCCAGGATCTCTATTTTCGACTCAATGTGGTTCAAATCGAGCTTCCCCCCTTGCGGGAACGCCTTGAAGACGTGGGACCCCTGACCCAGCATTTTCTCAACAAGTATGCGGCTCTTTTTGGATGTCCTCTGCCCGGATTGTCCCCGGAACTTCGGCGTCTCATGGAGCTCTACGACTGGCCGGGAAATGTTCGGGAGCTGGAAAATTGCATCAAGGGACTCGTGGCGGTGGGCAATGAAGAGGAATTGCTGAAGACTTTGCGTCAGAAAGTCCATGATAATCGGCGGCGGCCCCACCCGGGTGAGAATCCGAGTGCGGTGGAGCTGCTGGAAGATATTCGGCAGAGTTCTTTGAAAGAGGTGGTTCAAAGGGTGGCTGATGAGGTGGAACGGCGCATGATCGATGAAGCTCTAAAAGAGACCCGAGGAAACAAGCGCAAGGCTGCGGAACTTCTTGGCGTGAGCCCCCGGACGCTGTACAAGAAAATGCGCATTTTGGACTCGATTGGTTCGAAGAACTTTCGAACATAA
- a CDS encoding tetratricopeptide repeat protein: MGSPRKGADTSVHPDSGQNRAFLLEAWESRPHLERAEGPRSRENHGFASLSKSLLGRFFVLSLLLVFAFGCQSPEKKFAKHMARGNSYSEEGKLAEAALEYKNALKANPKSPDAYFALGEVYLKQNDLRNAFGAFSQAASLDPGHVKAQVRLASLYLAGNQIQRAREAAEKALESQPDNVDALILRSHSLARDKRFEEALQDLERALALDAKRLDARLLKAQCFLSMGRLSEGEKTLQEAAEALPDSPQPLYALAQLYAALRDSTKAEIILKSIQEKFPNEPLHNLSMAQFYIARREFDKAEEELQKAVGKAPESPQFRIALARFYLSRGEVEEAEKTLLDALSAMPESIEPQLELSSLYLAKGESDKALDLLRKASQMHPEDLRPLRAQAQILYERNAFEKARAILKTIESKAKGDPLARLLEARMLLKEKQTQQGLTVLDKLVIDYPNLADAHYYRALARFDLGRQQQGKDSLEEALKLNPDHFLAKMVKAELLLKEDKASEAEALARDVVQKQPREMRARLLLGRALAAQKLTDEAEKVFMEVQKLFPDRPEGYLAVASVQFADKRYQEARTHYEAALERAPRSTEALRGLVMTYVLEKQPDKALSLIEERLSKVQEDKLLEASLLVLEGQVRLVKKDLQGAEKAFSAAVERAPEWPAPYMVLGQVYYLLGRTDEAEKRLEMLLERQPDYLPALMNLGILHQVKGRNESAARYYEKILEQKPDFAPAANNLAWLLVETGGNIDRALTLAQMAKEKMPEDPAVADTLGWIFVHKKAYESAIAQFEAALAKSPDNPSIRYHLAVALAEKGATNRALEELQKTLEKEGPFPEKEKAQALMDKLRTQKDS, encoded by the coding sequence ATGGGCTCACCGCGAAAAGGGGCGGACACATCGGTCCACCCCGACAGCGGCCAGAATAGGGCTTTTCTCTTGGAAGCGTGGGAGTCCCGCCCGCATCTCGAGCGGGCCGAAGGTCCGCGCTCTCGGGAAAACCATGGGTTTGCCTCCTTATCGAAAAGCCTTCTGGGAAGGTTTTTCGTCTTAAGCCTGCTTTTGGTTTTTGCTTTCGGGTGCCAAAGCCCGGAAAAAAAATTCGCCAAACACATGGCACGAGGAAACTCCTACAGCGAGGAAGGAAAACTGGCGGAAGCGGCATTGGAATACAAAAACGCTCTCAAGGCCAATCCCAAATCCCCAGACGCTTATTTCGCCTTGGGGGAGGTTTATCTCAAACAAAACGATCTTCGTAACGCCTTTGGAGCCTTCAGTCAGGCGGCATCTCTTGACCCGGGACATGTGAAGGCTCAAGTCCGCCTGGCGTCCTTATATCTTGCCGGAAACCAGATCCAACGGGCGCGGGAAGCCGCCGAAAAGGCTCTCGAAAGCCAACCGGACAACGTGGATGCTCTGATCCTTCGTAGCCATTCCCTGGCTCGGGACAAGCGTTTTGAGGAAGCCCTGCAGGATCTGGAACGAGCCTTGGCCCTGGATGCCAAGCGTCTCGATGCGCGACTGCTCAAAGCTCAATGTTTCCTTTCCATGGGACGTCTTTCTGAAGGGGAAAAAACGCTGCAGGAAGCCGCCGAAGCCCTGCCCGATTCCCCACAGCCTCTTTATGCGCTGGCTCAGCTCTATGCCGCCCTGAGGGATTCAACAAAAGCGGAAATCATCCTGAAGTCCATCCAGGAAAAATTCCCCAACGAACCCCTGCACAATCTTTCCATGGCTCAATTTTACATCGCACGACGGGAATTCGATAAAGCCGAAGAAGAGCTTCAAAAGGCTGTGGGTAAAGCCCCCGAAAGTCCTCAGTTTCGCATAGCTCTGGCTCGGTTTTATTTGAGCCGCGGGGAAGTGGAAGAAGCCGAAAAAACGCTTCTGGACGCCCTTTCGGCCATGCCCGAAAGCATTGAACCTCAACTGGAGCTGAGTTCCTTGTACCTGGCCAAAGGAGAATCCGACAAGGCGTTGGATCTTCTTCGAAAGGCCTCGCAAATGCATCCGGAAGATCTTCGACCTCTACGGGCCCAGGCCCAGATCCTCTATGAGAGGAACGCCTTTGAAAAAGCTCGAGCCATCCTGAAAACCATTGAATCCAAGGCCAAAGGAGATCCTCTGGCTCGACTTCTGGAAGCCCGCATGCTTTTGAAAGAAAAGCAAACCCAACAGGGTTTGACCGTTTTGGATAAACTGGTGATAGACTATCCCAACTTGGCCGACGCCCACTACTACAGGGCTTTGGCCCGTTTTGATCTGGGCCGACAACAGCAAGGAAAAGACTCTCTGGAAGAGGCCTTGAAACTCAATCCGGACCATTTCCTGGCCAAGATGGTGAAAGCGGAGCTCTTACTGAAAGAAGACAAAGCAAGCGAGGCGGAAGCCTTGGCTCGGGATGTGGTGCAAAAGCAACCGCGGGAGATGCGGGCTCGGCTTCTTCTGGGACGGGCTTTGGCCGCTCAGAAACTCACGGATGAGGCGGAAAAGGTTTTTATGGAAGTCCAGAAACTCTTTCCCGACCGCCCTGAAGGTTATCTTGCCGTTGCAAGTGTTCAATTCGCAGACAAACGTTATCAAGAAGCTCGAACCCATTATGAAGCGGCGTTGGAACGGGCGCCTCGATCCACGGAAGCTCTTCGAGGCCTCGTGATGACCTATGTTTTGGAAAAACAACCCGATAAGGCCCTTTCCCTGATTGAGGAGCGGCTATCGAAGGTTCAAGAAGATAAATTGTTAGAAGCCTCTCTCCTTGTACTGGAAGGTCAGGTGAGGCTTGTGAAAAAGGACCTTCAGGGAGCGGAAAAGGCGTTTTCGGCCGCTGTTGAAAGAGCTCCCGAATGGCCCGCTCCGTACATGGTGCTTGGACAAGTCTACTATCTACTTGGCCGCACGGATGAGGCCGAAAAACGTCTTGAAATGCTTTTGGAACGACAGCCGGATTATCTTCCGGCTCTCATGAACCTGGGCATCCTTCACCAGGTGAAGGGAAGAAACGAATCCGCCGCACGATATTACGAAAAGATTCTGGAACAAAAACCTGACTTCGCTCCGGCGGCCAACAACCTGGCCTGGCTTTTGGTGGAAACGGGCGGCAACATCGATCGGGCTCTCACCCTAGCCCAAATGGCCAAGGAAAAAATGCCGGAAGATCCGGCCGTGGCGGATACGCTGGGATGGATTTTTGTGCACAAGAAAGCTTACGAAAGCGCCATCGCTCAGTTTGAAGCCGCTTTGGCCAAATCGCCGGACAATCCTTCCATTCGATACCATCTGGCGGTGGCCTTGGCGGAAAAGGGTGCCACGAACCGAGCCCTGGAGGAATTACAAAAGACACTGGAAAAAGAAGGGCCTTTCCCGGAAAAAGAAAAGGCGCAGGCTTTGATGGACAAGCTAAGAACCCAAAAGGATTCTTAG
- a CDS encoding outer membrane lipoprotein-sorting protein, with translation MTIPFRQRQNAEEPYCCAAFILWFLVIYVLLAPCPCGAQMPDGKDIAQRIFDRDVGRDSVTEAEMVLLSAGGSERVRRLRVSVKTDGSARKSLIRFLSPADIEGTGFLVLEAKPGDTEQFLYLPALKRSRRIATAQKSQSFVNSDFSYEDLERRAVEASQHRVIGEETVGDVPCWILESTPLETPPSQYGMVRVWAAKEIWVPMRIQYVDKKGEHIKTYTVRNLKQVQGIWTEMEVVMENLKDGHRTILKTLSINYNTGLDDNSFTVRALEAW, from the coding sequence ATGACGATTCCTTTTCGACAAAGACAAAACGCTGAAGAGCCTTATTGCTGTGCCGCCTTCATCCTATGGTTTCTCGTCATTTATGTTCTTTTGGCGCCTTGCCCTTGTGGGGCGCAAATGCCTGATGGCAAGGATATCGCGCAACGTATTTTCGATCGCGACGTAGGTCGAGATTCCGTCACGGAAGCGGAAATGGTTCTTCTGAGTGCCGGCGGCTCCGAAAGGGTGCGACGACTTCGAGTCTCCGTCAAAACCGATGGTTCGGCACGAAAGTCTCTGATTCGATTTCTTTCACCTGCGGATATTGAAGGTACAGGCTTTCTCGTTCTCGAAGCGAAACCCGGCGATACCGAACAGTTCCTTTATCTACCGGCACTGAAGAGAAGCCGACGCATCGCGACGGCTCAAAAATCTCAAAGTTTCGTCAATTCGGACTTCAGCTATGAAGACCTGGAGCGTCGGGCTGTGGAGGCTTCCCAACATCGGGTGATCGGTGAAGAAACCGTGGGCGATGTTCCCTGCTGGATCCTGGAATCCACTCCTCTGGAAACTCCACCATCCCAGTACGGCATGGTGCGAGTCTGGGCCGCCAAGGAAATTTGGGTACCCATGCGGATCCAGTATGTGGACAAGAAGGGAGAGCACATTAAGACCTACACAGTTCGAAATCTCAAGCAGGTGCAAGGGATTTGGACGGAAATGGAGGTCGTCATGGAAAACCTTAAAGACGGCCATCGAACCATTCTGAAAACCCTGAGCATCAACTACAATACCGGGCTTGACGACAATTCCTTTACAGTCCGGGCTCTTGAAGCATGGTAA
- a CDS encoding polysaccharide biosynthesis tyrosine autokinase, which translates to MVKKIFKVPFSLTDCPYGTGRSEPASNVSRTGKRMGKIYEALERAKQSRTEIPVVPSTSDGADPEIPVSDLLPQGFSRELVVLDKPGSQASEMFRYLRSLVVHPAEGDPPRTILVTSALSGEGKTYVASNLAVAISQGLDEYVLLVDADLRAPRIHRVFGLTDVTHGLSTHLDKQVPLEELLRKTGLPKLTILPGGNSTHRPAELLTSERMRRLIREVRDRYSDRFVIFDSTPLELTPETYVLANEVDAILFVVRRGVTPRRSVQAALEKIRREKLLGMVFNGDDAILKRYRKYGYYKSYGDESRKNKS; encoded by the coding sequence GTGGTGAAAAAAATCTTCAAGGTGCCCTTTTCTTTGACCGATTGTCCCTATGGAACGGGACGATCGGAACCGGCATCGAACGTTTCAAGAACGGGTAAACGCATGGGAAAAATTTACGAAGCCCTGGAACGAGCCAAACAGAGTCGAACTGAAATTCCCGTGGTTCCTTCAACCTCGGACGGTGCCGATCCCGAAATCCCCGTTTCGGACCTTTTGCCTCAAGGATTCAGTCGTGAACTCGTGGTTCTGGACAAGCCCGGTTCCCAGGCCAGCGAAATGTTTCGGTACCTGAGATCCTTGGTGGTTCATCCGGCGGAAGGAGATCCCCCTCGTACCATTCTGGTCACCAGTGCCCTTTCGGGGGAGGGCAAGACTTACGTGGCGTCCAATTTGGCCGTGGCTATCAGCCAAGGCCTGGATGAATATGTGCTTCTGGTGGATGCGGACCTTCGAGCGCCCCGCATCCATCGAGTTTTCGGCCTTACCGATGTGACCCACGGTTTGTCGACCCACTTGGATAAACAGGTTCCTTTGGAAGAACTGCTTCGAAAGACCGGGCTTCCGAAGCTGACCATCCTTCCTGGAGGCAATTCCACGCATCGGCCTGCGGAACTTCTTACGTCCGAGCGCATGCGCCGACTCATTCGGGAAGTGCGGGACCGATACTCGGACCGGTTCGTCATCTTTGATTCCACGCCGCTGGAACTGACCCCGGAAACCTATGTGCTTGCCAATGAAGTGGACGCCATTCTCTTCGTGGTGCGCCGCGGTGTGACGCCGCGACGTTCGGTACAGGCGGCCTTGGAAAAAATTCGGCGGGAAAAACTCCTGGGGATGGTTTTTAACGGAGATGACGCCATTCTAAAGCGCTATCGCAAATACGGATATTACAAGAGTTACGGAGACGAGTCTCGCAAAAACAAGAGCTGA